One window of the Oncorhynchus mykiss isolate Arlee chromosome 5, USDA_OmykA_1.1, whole genome shotgun sequence genome contains the following:
- the LOC110524891 gene encoding magnesium transporter NIPA2 isoform X1, which translates to MALVGWLIINGSWRRGELCSVCLRSCYSRHPSGGPQCAGQCGAVLVLPDRASEPAREAGLSAQYLGLYYHGDPRPSGGRDQQSGPHGSETGPARSVPDRRGKLVHPGQYVPDRRGKPVQPGQYQTREGHWSTQVGTRQERETGPARSVPDRRGKLVQPGFLVFATFVIIVALIFILVVGPRHGQTNIMVYITICSVIGALSVSCVKGLGIAIKEAIAGRSVVGNPLAWVLLLGLVACVSTQINYLNKALDIFNTSLVTPIYYVFFTTSVLSCSAILFKEWEHMATADVIGTLSGFLTIIVGIFLLHAFKDLSVSLSTLAVSIRKDERPGPAANGVATHGSYELLRNDSTDMNLEEREVGLPFDSLSRRNGDMTAS; encoded by the exons ATGGCTCTGGTGGGCTGGCTTATTATCAA TGGCAGCTGGAGAAGGGGCGAACTTTGCAGCGTATGCCTTCGCTCCTGCTACTCTCGTCACCCCTCTGGGGGCCCTCAGTGTGCTGGTCAG TGCGGTGCTGTCCTCGTACTTCCTGACCGAGCGTCTGAACCTGCACGGGAAGCTGGGCTGTCTGCTCAGTATCTTGGGCTCTACTACCATGGTGATCCACGCCCCTCAGGAGGAAGAGATCAACAGTCTGGACCACATGGCTCGGAAACTGGTCCAGCCAGGTCGGTACCAGACAGGAGAGGGAAACTGGTCCACCCAGGTCAGTACGTACCAGACAGGAGAGGGAAACCGGTCCAGCCAGGTCAGTACCAGACAAGAGAGGGACACTGGTCCACCCAGGTCGGTACCAGACAGGAGAGGGAAACTGGTCCAGCCAGGTCGGTACCAGACAGGAGAGGGAAACTGGTCCAGCCAG GTTTCCTGGTGTTTGCCACCTTCGTCATCATCGTAGCGCTCATCTTCATCTTGGTGGTGGGCCCTCGGCACGGCCAGACCAACATCATGGTGTATATTACCATCTGCTCTGTGATAGGAGCTCTGTCGGTGTCGTGTGTGAAGGGGTTGGGCATCGCCATCAAAGAGGCCATAGCTGGGAGGTCCGTGGTGGGGAACCCTTTAGCCTGGGTGTTACTGCTCGGGCTGGTGGCCTGCGTCTCCACTCAGATCAACTACCTGAACAAGGCTCTGGATATCTTCAACACGTCCCTGGTCACACCCATCTACTACGTGTTCTTCAccacctcagtcctctcctgctCTGCCATCCTCTTCAAAGAGTGGGAGCACATGGCTACTGCGGATGTTATCGGGACTCTGAGTGGGTTCCTGACCATTATAGTTGGTATCTTTCTGCTCCATGCCTTTAAGGACCTTAGTGTGAGCCTGTCCACGCTGGCGGTGTCCATCAGGAAGGACGAGAGGCCCGGGCCGGCAGCTAACGGAGTGGCAACACACGGCAGCTACGAACTGCTTCGCAATGACTCCACAGACATGaacctggaggagagggaggtgggccTGCCGTTTGACAGCCTGTCCAGGAGGAATGGTGATATGACAGCCTCTTAG
- the LOC110524891 gene encoding magnesium transporter NIPA2 isoform X4: MAAGEGANFAAYAFAPATLVTPLGALSVLVSAVLSSYFLTERLNLHGKLGCLLSILGSTTMVIHAPQEEEINSLDHMARKLVQPGFLVFATFVIIVALIFILVVGPRHGQTNIMVYITICSVIGALSVSCVKGLGIAIKEAIAGRSVVGNPLAWVLLLGLVACVSTQINYLNKALDIFNTSLVTPIYYVFFTTSVLSCSAILFKEWEHMATADVIGTLSGFLTIIVGIFLLHAFKDLSVSLSTLAVSIRKDERPGPAANGVATHGSYELLRNDSTDMNLEEREVGLPFDSLSRRNGDMTAS; the protein is encoded by the exons A TGGCAGCTGGAGAAGGGGCGAACTTTGCAGCGTATGCCTTCGCTCCTGCTACTCTCGTCACCCCTCTGGGGGCCCTCAGTGTGCTGGTCAG TGCGGTGCTGTCCTCGTACTTCCTGACCGAGCGTCTGAACCTGCACGGGAAGCTGGGCTGTCTGCTCAGTATCTTGGGCTCTACTACCATGGTGATCCACGCCCCTCAGGAGGAAGAGATCAACAGTCTGGACCACATGGCTCGGAAACTGGTCCAGCCAG GTTTCCTGGTGTTTGCCACCTTCGTCATCATCGTAGCGCTCATCTTCATCTTGGTGGTGGGCCCTCGGCACGGCCAGACCAACATCATGGTGTATATTACCATCTGCTCTGTGATAGGAGCTCTGTCGGTGTCGTGTGTGAAGGGGTTGGGCATCGCCATCAAAGAGGCCATAGCTGGGAGGTCCGTGGTGGGGAACCCTTTAGCCTGGGTGTTACTGCTCGGGCTGGTGGCCTGCGTCTCCACTCAGATCAACTACCTGAACAAGGCTCTGGATATCTTCAACACGTCCCTGGTCACACCCATCTACTACGTGTTCTTCAccacctcagtcctctcctgctCTGCCATCCTCTTCAAAGAGTGGGAGCACATGGCTACTGCGGATGTTATCGGGACTCTGAGTGGGTTCCTGACCATTATAGTTGGTATCTTTCTGCTCCATGCCTTTAAGGACCTTAGTGTGAGCCTGTCCACGCTGGCGGTGTCCATCAGGAAGGACGAGAGGCCCGGGCCGGCAGCTAACGGAGTGGCAACACACGGCAGCTACGAACTGCTTCGCAATGACTCCACAGACATGaacctggaggagagggaggtgggccTGCCGTTTGACAGCCTGTCCAGGAGGAATGGTGATATGACAGCCTCTTAG
- the LOC110524891 gene encoding magnesium transporter NIPA2 isoform X3: MALVGWLIINGSWRRGELCSVCLRSCYSRHPSGGPQCAGQCGAVLVLPDRASEPAREAGLSAQYLGLYYHGDPRPSGGRDQQSGPHGSETGPARSVPDRRGKLVHPGFLVFATFVIIVALIFILVVGPRHGQTNIMVYITICSVIGALSVSCVKGLGIAIKEAIAGRSVVGNPLAWVLLLGLVACVSTQINYLNKALDIFNTSLVTPIYYVFFTTSVLSCSAILFKEWEHMATADVIGTLSGFLTIIVGIFLLHAFKDLSVSLSTLAVSIRKDERPGPAANGVATHGSYELLRNDSTDMNLEEREVGLPFDSLSRRNGDMTAS, from the exons ATGGCTCTGGTGGGCTGGCTTATTATCAA TGGCAGCTGGAGAAGGGGCGAACTTTGCAGCGTATGCCTTCGCTCCTGCTACTCTCGTCACCCCTCTGGGGGCCCTCAGTGTGCTGGTCAG TGCGGTGCTGTCCTCGTACTTCCTGACCGAGCGTCTGAACCTGCACGGGAAGCTGGGCTGTCTGCTCAGTATCTTGGGCTCTACTACCATGGTGATCCACGCCCCTCAGGAGGAAGAGATCAACAGTCTGGACCACATGGCTCGGAAACTGGTCCAGCCAGGTCGGTACCAGACAGGAGAGGGAAACTGGTCCACCCAG GTTTCCTGGTGTTTGCCACCTTCGTCATCATCGTAGCGCTCATCTTCATCTTGGTGGTGGGCCCTCGGCACGGCCAGACCAACATCATGGTGTATATTACCATCTGCTCTGTGATAGGAGCTCTGTCGGTGTCGTGTGTGAAGGGGTTGGGCATCGCCATCAAAGAGGCCATAGCTGGGAGGTCCGTGGTGGGGAACCCTTTAGCCTGGGTGTTACTGCTCGGGCTGGTGGCCTGCGTCTCCACTCAGATCAACTACCTGAACAAGGCTCTGGATATCTTCAACACGTCCCTGGTCACACCCATCTACTACGTGTTCTTCAccacctcagtcctctcctgctCTGCCATCCTCTTCAAAGAGTGGGAGCACATGGCTACTGCGGATGTTATCGGGACTCTGAGTGGGTTCCTGACCATTATAGTTGGTATCTTTCTGCTCCATGCCTTTAAGGACCTTAGTGTGAGCCTGTCCACGCTGGCGGTGTCCATCAGGAAGGACGAGAGGCCCGGGCCGGCAGCTAACGGAGTGGCAACACACGGCAGCTACGAACTGCTTCGCAATGACTCCACAGACATGaacctggaggagagggaggtgggccTGCCGTTTGACAGCCTGTCCAGGAGGAATGGTGATATGACAGCCTCTTAG